One stretch of Candidatus Bathyarchaeia archaeon DNA includes these proteins:
- a CDS encoding PHP domain-containing protein → MRLDMHVHTQFSKDSNIDPRHIGRILAEAGMDGAAITDHGSLEGFRRAEGREGILLIPGLEVETEVGELLALFIEEPVDARDPWEAADLIRAQGGLVVLPHPFDRFRRSRLRPERFRPEDLRELVDAVEVLNSRCLMPSANLSAAKLASALGKPGTAGSDAHSAREVGRAYLTFERAEDPDELRKALLKGEAKPEGGLSGPLVHISSVMARMRNVLRR, encoded by the coding sequence TTGAGGCTGGATATGCACGTCCATACGCAATTCTCAAAGGATTCGAACATCGATCCGAGGCATATAGGTAGGATCCTCGCCGAGGCCGGGATGGATGGGGCCGCGATAACCGACCATGGCTCATTAGAGGGGTTCAGGAGGGCCGAGGGGCGGGAAGGCATCCTGCTGATCCCGGGCTTGGAAGTGGAAACCGAAGTGGGGGAGCTCCTCGCCCTCTTCATAGAGGAGCCCGTCGACGCGAGGGATCCTTGGGAGGCCGCGGACCTGATAAGGGCCCAAGGCGGGCTCGTGGTCCTGCCCCATCCCTTCGATCGGTTCAGGAGGAGCAGGCTTAGGCCGGAGCGCTTCCGGCCGGAGGACCTCCGCGAGCTCGTCGACGCGGTTGAGGTCCTCAACTCCAGATGCCTGATGCCCTCCGCGAACCTCTCGGCCGCCAAGCTGGCAAGCGCCCTGGGGAAGCCGGGCACAGCGGGCAGCGATGCCCATTCTGCCCGCGAGGTCGGGAGAGCGTATCTAACCTTTGAGCGCGCTGAGGACCCGGATGAGCTGAGGAAGGCCCTGTTGAAGGGGGAGGCCAAGCCCGAGGGGGGGCTCTCCGGCCCATTGGTCCATATATCCAGCGTTATGGCGCGCATGAGGAATGTCCTGCGCAGATGA
- a CDS encoding NUDIX hydrolase — MAEGVLSEASIYKGRILELKVFHVKLPSGRETRREIVEHPGAVAIVPLLDGGRVILVMQFRLAAGGELLEIPAGTLRRGEDPIECAKRELIEETGYEAGSLESLAEFFLAPGYSTELMRLYLARDLRRIGQRPEVDEQIRVVEMDMADAWGLVERGGIRDAKTIVGLALALQRLGGPMVSGMRASH, encoded by the coding sequence ATGGCCGAGGGAGTACTTTCCGAAGCATCCATATACAAGGGGCGAATCCTCGAGCTGAAGGTCTTCCATGTTAAGCTACCAAGCGGAAGGGAAACGAGGAGGGAGATAGTGGAGCACCCCGGAGCCGTGGCCATCGTGCCCCTCTTGGATGGCGGTAGGGTGATCCTCGTGATGCAATTTAGGCTGGCCGCGGGCGGGGAGCTCTTGGAGATACCGGCGGGCACCTTAAGGCGGGGGGAGGACCCGATCGAATGCGCCAAAAGGGAGCTCATCGAGGAAACCGGATATGAGGCGGGCAGTTTGGAGTCCTTGGCCGAGTTCTTCTTGGCGCCGGGGTACAGCACAGAGCTCATGCGCCTTTACTTGGCGAGGGATTTGAGGAGAATCGGCCAGAGGCCGGAGGTGGATGAGCAAATAAGGGTGGTGGAGATGGATATGGCCGATGCTTGGGGGCTGGTCGAAAGGGGCGGAATCAGGGATGCGAAGACAATCGTGGGCCTCGCCCTAGCGCTCCAAAGACTGGGCGGGCCGATGGTCTCGGGGATGCGAGCCTCACATTGA
- the gltA gene encoding NADPH-dependent glutamate synthase, whose product MSRRISPRKVPMAEQPPEERIKNFKEVPLGYTPEQAIEEAKRCLQCKEAPCIKGCPVEIDIPAFIKLVAEGRFKEAALKIKEKNALPAICGRVCPQETQCEAVCTLGRRFEPVAIGRLERFVADWEREHGGPNVPNPPTKRGKRVAVIGSGPAGLTAAADLAKMGYDVTIFEALHKPGGVLVYGIPEFRLPKAIVEAEVEYVKSLGVEIRTDSVIGRLYSIQELFDMGYSAIFIGIGAGSPMFMGIPGENLNGVYSANEYLTRSNLMKAYLFPEYHTPIKTGKRVAVIGGGNVAMDAARTARRLGAESVYLIYRRSEAEMPARIEERERAKEEGIIFHLLTLPVRIIGDENGRVRAIECIRMELGEPDESGRRRPIPVKGSEFTIEVDTVIVAIGTTANPLLPRSTPGLELTEEGYIIVDEETGRTSLEGVYAGGDIVTGSATVISAMGAARRAAKAIHEYLSGKG is encoded by the coding sequence ATGAGCAGGAGGATATCGCCAAGGAAGGTCCCGATGGCGGAGCAACCCCCGGAGGAGAGGATAAAGAACTTCAAGGAAGTCCCGTTGGGCTATACGCCCGAGCAAGCGATCGAGGAGGCCAAACGCTGCCTCCAATGCAAGGAGGCGCCCTGCATCAAGGGTTGTCCAGTTGAGATCGATATACCGGCCTTCATAAAGCTAGTGGCGGAGGGGAGGTTCAAGGAGGCGGCTCTGAAGATAAAAGAGAAGAACGCCCTGCCCGCCATCTGCGGCCGGGTCTGCCCCCAAGAAACACAATGCGAGGCCGTTTGCACGCTCGGGAGGAGGTTCGAGCCGGTCGCGATAGGTAGATTGGAGAGGTTCGTGGCCGATTGGGAGAGGGAGCACGGCGGCCCGAACGTCCCGAATCCACCGACCAAGAGGGGCAAGAGGGTGGCCGTAATCGGCTCGGGCCCTGCCGGGCTAACGGCCGCCGCAGATTTGGCCAAGATGGGTTACGACGTAACGATCTTTGAGGCGCTCCATAAGCCCGGGGGGGTATTGGTCTATGGGATACCGGAGTTCAGGCTCCCCAAGGCCATAGTGGAGGCGGAAGTAGAATACGTGAAGAGCCTCGGGGTCGAGATCAGAACCGATTCGGTCATAGGGAGGCTTTATTCGATACAAGAGCTATTCGACATGGGATATAGCGCCATCTTCATAGGCATAGGGGCCGGGAGCCCGATGTTCATGGGGATCCCTGGGGAGAACCTTAACGGCGTTTATTCGGCGAACGAGTACCTCACAAGGTCGAACCTGATGAAGGCCTACCTCTTCCCGGAGTATCATACGCCCATAAAGACGGGCAAGAGGGTCGCCGTAATAGGGGGAGGGAACGTAGCCATGGACGCCGCTAGGACGGCCCGAAGGCTTGGGGCCGAATCGGTCTATCTGATCTATAGGAGGTCCGAGGCGGAGATGCCCGCGAGGATCGAGGAAAGGGAGAGGGCCAAGGAGGAGGGCATAATATTCCATTTGCTGACCTTGCCGGTGAGGATAATCGGGGATGAGAATGGGAGGGTGAGGGCCATCGAATGCATAAGGATGGAGCTCGGGGAGCCTGATGAATCTGGGAGGAGGAGGCCTATCCCGGTGAAGGGCTCTGAATTTACGATCGAGGTGGATACGGTGATAGTGGCCATAGGGACGACCGCTAATCCGCTCCTCCCCAGATCGACCCCGGGCCTTGAGCTAACCGAGGAGGGTTACATAATCGTCGACGAGGAGACGGGGAGGACGAGCTTGGAGGGCGTTTACGCCGGCGGGGATATAGTGACCGGGTCGGCCACGGTGATATCCGCCATGGGGGCCGCCAGAAGGGCGGCGAAGGCGATCCACGAATACCTCTCGGGAAAGGGATAG